From Sceloporus undulatus isolate JIND9_A2432 ecotype Alabama chromosome 6, SceUnd_v1.1, whole genome shotgun sequence, one genomic window encodes:
- the IGFBP1 gene encoding insulin-like growth factor-binding protein 1 isoform X2, translating to MPSKGLSCELLLFLLCPCFIFGAALHAIHCAPCTEEKLILCPLVPANCPEITLQPGCGCCHTCALQLGDPCGVYTARCGQRLSCRVHPEETRPLYALTHGQGTCLPTTDISETAETVEPEDIPTEGTQMTAQLLSYQLLFPIGQEKSVPWNAISAYENMKARRLAEIKKGKEQGPCQKELYRALDKLAKAQERTRGEIYRFYLPNCHRNGFYHSKQIFGDVRASTCVLGPCPPGS from the exons ATGCCTTCTAAAGGGCTCTCCTGTGAGctgcttcttttcctcctctgcccttGCTTTATCTTTGGTGCTGCTCTCCATGCAATACATTGTGCCCCATGCACTGAAGAGAAGCTTATTTTGTGCCCACTGGTGCCTGCCAACTGCCCTGAAATAACTCTCCAGCCAGGctgtggctgctgccatactTGTGCCCTTCAATTAGGGGACCCCTGTGGAGTGTACACAGCACGTTGTGGTCAGAGGCTCAGCTGCCGTGTGCACCCAGAGGAAACCAGACCACTTTATGCCCTCACCCATGGGCAAGGCACCTGCCTACCTACCACTGACATCTCCGAGACTGCAG AAACTGTTGAACCAGAAGACATACCTACTGAAGGCACTCAAATGACAGCTCAACTTCTGAGCTATCAACTGTTATTTCCTATTGGCCAAGAGAAATCTGTCCCTTGGAATGCAATAAGTGCCTATGAAAACATGAAAGCAAGGAGACTAGCTGAAATTAAGAAAGGGAAGGAACAG GGGCCATGTCAAAAAGAACTCTACAGGGCACTGGATAAATTGGCAAAAGCTCAAGAAAGAACCAGAGGCGAGATATACAGATTTTATTTACCCAACTGTCACAGAAATGGATTTTACCATAGCAAACAG
- the IGFBP1 gene encoding insulin-like growth factor-binding protein 1 isoform X4: protein MPSKGLSCELLLFLLCPCFIFGAALHAIHCAPCTEEKLILCPLVPANCPEITLQPGCGCCHTCALQLGDPCGVYTARCGQRLSCRVHPEETRPLYALTHGQGTCLPTTDISETAETVEPEDIPTEGTQMTAQLLSYQLLFPIGQEKSVPWNAISAYENMKARRLAEIKKGKEQGPCQKELYRALDKLAKAQERTRGEIYRFYLPNCHRNGFYHSKQAQADGQEKVV from the exons ATGCCTTCTAAAGGGCTCTCCTGTGAGctgcttcttttcctcctctgcccttGCTTTATCTTTGGTGCTGCTCTCCATGCAATACATTGTGCCCCATGCACTGAAGAGAAGCTTATTTTGTGCCCACTGGTGCCTGCCAACTGCCCTGAAATAACTCTCCAGCCAGGctgtggctgctgccatactTGTGCCCTTCAATTAGGGGACCCCTGTGGAGTGTACACAGCACGTTGTGGTCAGAGGCTCAGCTGCCGTGTGCACCCAGAGGAAACCAGACCACTTTATGCCCTCACCCATGGGCAAGGCACCTGCCTACCTACCACTGACATCTCCGAGACTGCAG AAACTGTTGAACCAGAAGACATACCTACTGAAGGCACTCAAATGACAGCTCAACTTCTGAGCTATCAACTGTTATTTCCTATTGGCCAAGAGAAATCTGTCCCTTGGAATGCAATAAGTGCCTATGAAAACATGAAAGCAAGGAGACTAGCTGAAATTAAGAAAGGGAAGGAACAG GGGCCATGTCAAAAAGAACTCTACAGGGCACTGGATAAATTGGCAAAAGCTCAAGAAAGAACCAGAGGCGAGATATACAGATTTTATTTACCCAACTGTCACAGAAATGGATTTTACCATAGCAAACAG
- the IGFBP1 gene encoding insulin-like growth factor-binding protein 1 isoform X3, which produces MPSKGLSCELLLFLLCPCFIFGAALHAIHCAPCTEEKLILCPLVPANCPEITLQPGCGCCHTCALQLGDPCGVYTARCGQRLSCRVHPEETRPLYALTHGQGTCLPTTDISETAETVEPEDIPTEGTQMTAQLLSYQLLFPIGQEKSVPWNAISAYENMKARRLAEIKKGKEQGPCQKELYRALDKLAKAQERTRGEIYRFYLPNCHRNGFYHSKQDRLCPDIPAYLLSP; this is translated from the exons ATGCCTTCTAAAGGGCTCTCCTGTGAGctgcttcttttcctcctctgcccttGCTTTATCTTTGGTGCTGCTCTCCATGCAATACATTGTGCCCCATGCACTGAAGAGAAGCTTATTTTGTGCCCACTGGTGCCTGCCAACTGCCCTGAAATAACTCTCCAGCCAGGctgtggctgctgccatactTGTGCCCTTCAATTAGGGGACCCCTGTGGAGTGTACACAGCACGTTGTGGTCAGAGGCTCAGCTGCCGTGTGCACCCAGAGGAAACCAGACCACTTTATGCCCTCACCCATGGGCAAGGCACCTGCCTACCTACCACTGACATCTCCGAGACTGCAG AAACTGTTGAACCAGAAGACATACCTACTGAAGGCACTCAAATGACAGCTCAACTTCTGAGCTATCAACTGTTATTTCCTATTGGCCAAGAGAAATCTGTCCCTTGGAATGCAATAAGTGCCTATGAAAACATGAAAGCAAGGAGACTAGCTGAAATTAAGAAAGGGAAGGAACAG GGGCCATGTCAAAAAGAACTCTACAGGGCACTGGATAAATTGGCAAAAGCTCAAGAAAGAACCAGAGGCGAGATATACAGATTTTATTTACCCAACTGTCACAGAAATGGATTTTACCATAGCAAACAG gacAGACTGTGCCCTGATATCCCAGCCTATCTGCTGAGCCCCTAA